A genomic stretch from Chitinophagaceae bacterium includes:
- a CDS encoding DUF2461 domain-containing protein, whose product MFQPSTIKFLKDLKKNNNKPWFDANRKAYEAAKADFAEFVDAIIQKHGKKDPAIAHLKAKDCMFRINRDVRFSKDKSPYKSNMGASINKGGKKSMTAGYYFHLQPGDSFTGGGLYMAMPDQLKNIRQEIDYNWKEFHKIISSKSFKTIYGDLYTGEDMKLTRPPKGYEADNVAIEYIKLKSWIGFHKLSDADVTSKDLLKKTVTSFEALKPLLDFLNEGVEI is encoded by the coding sequence ATGTTTCAGCCGTCAACAATCAAATTTCTAAAGGATTTAAAGAAGAATAACAACAAACCCTGGTTCGATGCAAACCGCAAAGCATATGAAGCGGCCAAAGCAGATTTTGCTGAGTTTGTTGATGCGATTATTCAGAAACACGGAAAGAAAGATCCGGCTATTGCACATCTCAAAGCAAAGGATTGTATGTTCCGCATTAACCGTGATGTTCGTTTCAGTAAAGACAAAAGTCCGTATAAAAGCAATATGGGAGCCAGTATCAATAAAGGCGGAAAGAAATCAATGACAGCAGGCTACTATTTTCACCTGCAACCCGGCGATTCTTTTACAGGAGGTGGTTTATACATGGCCATGCCTGATCAACTGAAAAACATTCGCCAGGAAATTGATTATAACTGGAAAGAATTTCACAAGATCATCAGCAGTAAATCATTCAAAACAATCTATGGCGATTTGTATACGGGAGAGGATATGAAACTTACCCGTCCGCCAAAAGGTTATGAAGCTGATAATGTGGCAATTGAATATATCAAACTCAAAAGCTGGATTGGCTTTCACAAACTCAGTGATGCTGATGTAACTTCAAAAGATTTGCTGAAAAAAACAGTTACTTCCTTCGAAGCATTAAAACCTTTGCTTGATTTTTTAAATGAAGGAGTGGAAATATAA
- a CDS encoding fibronectin type III domain-containing protein, whose amino-acid sequence MKTVKYFFYAALYVLSVLGCKKKVIIPLPPASLTATTVSTSQITLLWTDNSTNESGFKVERKVGTGVYSVVATVSSNVNTFNDNGLTQNTTYTYRVYAYNSAGQSLTYSNEASATTNGVPLLTTTAVSSITASSAVSGGTISSDGGTQILAKGIVWSASPSPTIALASKTTDGTGTGSFTSSITGLSTNTNYYIRAYASNSNGTGYGNEVSFATNNINLSSGLIAHYPFNGNANDESGNSNNGNLVGQAILNPDRFGNANKSLRFNMGSDLVCTSIQQTNPQIFSISLWFNSSNQIQTSQFIFSFDQGQCSHNINWDRTIYLTQSSINFYTFGNGGGTLTGAGNFIDGNWHHCVVTMGNVGTKIYVDGSLLVQNSQIVSAQGYNGYWRIGGLSPNDANNSLIGKIDDVYIWNRILTQEEVLYLASH is encoded by the coding sequence ATGAAAACAGTTAAGTATTTTTTTTATGCAGCACTTTATGTATTGTCAGTTCTTGGTTGTAAGAAAAAGGTAATTATACCCTTGCCGCCAGCATCATTGACCGCTACAACAGTATCAACAAGTCAGATCACTCTTTTGTGGACAGACAATTCAACCAATGAAAGCGGATTTAAGGTAGAGCGAAAAGTTGGAACAGGGGTATATTCTGTTGTTGCAACTGTAAGTTCTAATGTTAATACGTTTAATGACAATGGGCTTACTCAAAATACAACTTATACCTACAGGGTTTATGCTTATAATTCAGCAGGTCAATCACTAACTTACAGTAACGAAGCCAGTGCAACCACGAATGGTGTTCCATTACTCACTACCACGGCCGTAAGTTCAATCACAGCATCTTCTGCAGTAAGTGGGGGCACAATTTCCAGTGATGGCGGAACTCAAATACTTGCTAAAGGAATTGTATGGAGTGCTAGCCCAAGCCCTACAATTGCATTAGCTTCAAAAACCACCGATGGTACAGGGACAGGAAGTTTTACAAGTAGTATAACAGGCTTAAGCACAAATACCAATTATTATATACGGGCTTATGCTTCTAATAGTAATGGGACAGGATATGGAAATGAAGTTAGTTTTGCAACAAATAACATTAACTTGAGTAGTGGTTTAATTGCCCATTATCCATTTAATGGTAATGCTAACGATGAGAGTGGAAATAGTAACAATGGGAACTTGGTTGGGCAAGCAATTCTTAATCCAGATAGGTTTGGTAATGCAAATAAATCATTGCGATTTAATATGGGTTCTGATTTAGTTTGTACTTCAATTCAACAAACCAATCCTCAGATATTTTCGATTTCATTATGGTTTAATTCGAGCAATCAAATACAAACATCCCAATTCATTTTTTCTTTTGACCAAGGACAATGTTCACATAATATAAATTGGGATAGAACAATTTATTTAACACAAAGCTCAATTAATTTTTATACGTTTGGAAACGGTGGAGGGACTCTGACTGGAGCTGGTAATTTTATTGATGGAAACTGGCACCATTGTGTTGTAACCATGGGTAATGTAGGAACAAAAATATATGTTGATGGCTCTTTGTTGGTTCAAAATTCTCAAATTGTTTCTGCCCAAGGATATAATGGATATTGGCGAATTGGTGGTTTAAGCCCAAATGATGCAAATAATAGTCTTATAGGCAAAATTGATGACGTCTATATCTGGAATCGAATTCTAACTCAAGAAGAAGTACTATACCTGGCAAGTCATTAA
- a CDS encoding lamin tail domain-containing protein yields the protein MNRSLLIITTVCLCFINATAVSSQNRYDVVITEIMSDPTPQIGLPNFEWIEIRNTTSLPINLQNWRVGDGSGVSGPLPNFLLQPDSIAIICGTTAAATMQHYGRTFGVTSFPSLDNDGEMIFIRSNTGVTIHAVEYNKTWFNNAVKSDGGWALEMIDIKNPCSGSSNWKASTDARGGTPGIKNSVDGNNKDQTLPMLIRAFATDSVTVVLNFDEPLDSLSGATTANYQISDGIGSPVSAVSISPLFNSVQLKLLTPLQRNKVYSITANNVTDCAGNAISAFKTVKLGLSSTADSLDIIINELLFNPKTDGTDYVEIYNRSNKIINLSSLLLANRSSTGVISNLKQLTVQNIAMFPGEYLVLSEDETIVKRQYTAKNLSAFINVPSMPSYSDDKGIVVLVNNAGVVVDELGYDEKWHFALITNAEGIALERIDPNTKTQNKDNWHSASKDAGYGTPSYQNSQFRIDLQVKGDITLTPEIFSPDNDGTDDFLTITYRFPETGYVMNITVFDAGGRPVKALQRNAICSQTGSFRWDGLNDKLQQLPVGPYVIFTEVFNLAGKVKRFKNQVVLARRF from the coding sequence ATGAATCGTTCACTCCTTATTATAACAACTGTTTGTTTGTGTTTCATTAATGCAACTGCTGTTTCTTCGCAAAACAGGTATGATGTTGTGATCACTGAAATTATGAGCGATCCAACACCGCAGATTGGCTTACCCAACTTTGAATGGATTGAAATTCGCAATACAACATCATTACCCATTAACCTGCAAAACTGGAGAGTGGGCGATGGCAGCGGTGTTAGCGGACCACTGCCGAATTTTTTATTACAGCCCGACAGTATTGCCATCATCTGTGGTACAACTGCTGCTGCAACCATGCAGCACTACGGAAGAACATTTGGCGTGACATCTTTTCCATCATTAGATAATGATGGTGAAATGATTTTCATCCGCAGCAACACAGGTGTTACTATTCATGCTGTTGAGTACAACAAAACCTGGTTTAACAATGCAGTGAAAAGTGATGGAGGCTGGGCATTGGAAATGATCGACATCAAAAATCCATGCAGCGGCAGCAGCAACTGGAAAGCAAGTACAGATGCAAGAGGAGGAACACCGGGTATAAAAAATTCAGTTGATGGAAATAATAAAGATCAAACACTGCCAATGCTCATCCGTGCATTTGCAACAGACAGTGTAACGGTTGTTTTAAACTTTGATGAACCATTAGATAGTTTAAGCGGGGCAACTACTGCAAACTATCAAATAAGTGATGGCATTGGTTCACCTGTATCAGCCGTCAGCATTTCACCGCTGTTCAATTCAGTACAACTGAAACTGTTAACTCCTTTACAACGAAATAAAGTTTATTCCATTACAGCCAATAATGTTACAGATTGTGCAGGCAATGCAATCAGCGCATTTAAAACAGTAAAGCTTGGATTGAGTTCAACTGCCGACAGTCTGGATATAATCATCAACGAACTATTATTCAATCCAAAAACAGATGGAACAGATTATGTGGAGATTTATAACAGAAGTAACAAGATCATTAACCTCAGCAGTTTATTGTTAGCCAACAGAAGCAGCACGGGTGTAATCAGTAATCTGAAACAACTGACTGTACAAAACATCGCTATGTTTCCCGGTGAATATTTGGTATTGAGTGAAGATGAAACAATCGTTAAGCGGCAATACACAGCAAAAAACTTATCTGCTTTTATCAATGTTCCTTCCATGCCTTCTTACTCCGATGATAAAGGGATTGTTGTATTGGTGAACAATGCAGGAGTTGTTGTTGATGAACTGGGCTACGATGAGAAATGGCATTTCGCTTTGATCACAAATGCTGAAGGAATTGCGCTGGAACGGATTGATCCAAATACAAAAACGCAAAACAAAGACAATTGGCACAGTGCATCCAAAGACGCCGGATATGGCACACCTTCGTATCAGAATTCACAGTTCAGAATTGATCTGCAGGTGAAAGGAGATATAACTTTAACCCCTGAAATATTCTCTCCCGACAATGATGGCACAGATGATTTTTTAACCATTACTTACCGTTTTCCTGAAACCGGTTATGTAATGAACATCACTGTCTTTGATGCAGGAGGAAGACCTGTAAAAGCTTTGCAGCGAAATGCCATTTGCAGTCAAACCGGTTCTTTCCGCTGGGATGGGTTAAATGACAAACTGCAGCAATTGCCCGTTGGACCATATGTGATCTTTACAGAAGTCTTTAATCTGGCAGGAAAAGTGAAACGGTTTAAAAACCAGGTTGTACTTGCAAGAAGATTTTAA
- a CDS encoding RHS repeat-associated core domain-containing protein yields the protein MKSKCCIACERNDYYPFGMMMPGRKFNAASLYRYGFNGKEQDQETYGDGNIYDYGFRIYNPRLGKFLSIDPLTSGYPFYTPYQFAGNKPIVAIDLDGLEEYFKNVIDQMTFGFKVLAKQTNSTYTASVGFDIKAGYGVFFGGAGSGSIGLGIDGNGNFAFTATNQSWIDLFKIFGGFAWGSKGNENKEGTYDKDAITLGGNVGIEFSGAWNRSSHIEGLAGETKEYEFDFDIFEFTIGKGNDKLSSIEVSIGPGFGIPSIQVSTTNTKVIGMNSQNVNDLVNVLLEAEKIYNDNNGNNLRPLNQKISKGFLWKNTGDNKYELIIKVLYEYQNGEIKELFSKTALTLYPKDGNYMRTGEVAETESDNNKEKK from the coding sequence TTGAAAAGCAAGTGCTGCATAGCTTGCGAAAGAAATGATTACTATCCCTTTGGGATGATGATGCCCGGGCGTAAGTTTAATGCTGCATCGCTTTACAGGTATGGGTTTAACGGAAAGGAACAAGATCAGGAAACTTATGGAGACGGTAATATTTATGACTATGGGTTTAGGATTTATAATCCGAGGTTGGGTAAGTTTTTGAGTATTGATCCTTTGACAAGCGGATACCCTTTTTATACACCTTATCAATTTGCCGGAAACAAACCTATAGTTGCAATTGATTTAGATGGATTAGAAGAATACTTTAAAAATGTTATAGATCAGATGACATTTGGCTTCAAAGTTTTGGCAAAACAAACGAATTCAACGTATACAGCATCTGTCGGCTTTGATATAAAGGCTGGATATGGAGTTTTCTTTGGTGGGGCAGGAAGTGGTTCAATTGGACTTGGAATTGATGGAAATGGTAATTTTGCCTTTACGGCAACGAATCAGTCCTGGATTGATTTATTCAAAATATTTGGCGGATTTGCGTGGGGATCTAAGGGTAATGAAAATAAAGAGGGTACTTATGACAAAGATGCGATAACACTTGGAGGAAATGTAGGAATTGAATTTTCAGGCGCATGGAATAGGTCTTCCCATATTGAAGGATTAGCAGGAGAAACAAAAGAATATGAGTTTGATTTTGATATTTTTGAATTCACAATTGGTAAAGGCAATGATAAACTTAGTAGTATTGAAGTGTCGATAGGTCCTGGTTTTGGTATACCTTCTATTCAAGTATCAACGACAAATACAAAAGTCATAGGTATGAATAGCCAGAATGTAAATGACTTAGTAAATGTTTTACTTGAAGCGGAAAAGATTTATAATGATAATAACGGGAATAATTTGAGGCCTTTAAATCAAAAAATCAGTAAAGGATTCCTTTGGAAAAATACTGGTGATAATAAATATGAGTTAATTATTAAAGTATTATACGAATATCAGAATGGAGAAATTAAAGAACTTTTTTCAAAAACAGCATTGACACTCTATCCAAAAGATGGGAATTATATGAGAACAGGAGAAGTAGCTGAAACTGAAAGTGATAATAACAAAGAGAAAAAATAA
- a CDS encoding TetR family transcriptional regulator gives MGKLKVPKNGNRKDLILKAGAALFREKGFGAASMRDLAETLGIEAASLYNHIRSKNEILESVCFNVANRFNTHLDEIETGSLSPIKKVETLLRFHIQQMIENHEEVIVSDREWKHLDEPYRSNFHTQRRNYRKRFALIIEDGMKKGEIKKIDAPTAVVIILHSVSGIESWHRSTAKISGAELEDNMIMIMIDGLRK, from the coding sequence ATGGGAAAATTGAAAGTGCCAAAAAACGGAAACCGTAAAGACCTGATCTTAAAAGCAGGCGCTGCCCTTTTTCGTGAAAAAGGGTTTGGTGCTGCCAGTATGAGAGACCTTGCCGAAACGCTTGGTATCGAAGCTGCCAGCCTGTACAATCATATCCGCTCCAAGAATGAAATCCTGGAATCGGTATGTTTTAATGTAGCCAACCGTTTCAATACGCATCTCGATGAAATTGAAACCGGCAGTCTTTCACCAATTAAAAAAGTGGAAACTCTTCTGCGTTTTCATATTCAGCAGATGATTGAAAACCATGAAGAGGTGATTGTAAGCGACAGGGAATGGAAGCATCTGGACGAGCCTTACCGTTCAAACTTTCATACACAACGCCGCAATTACCGCAAACGTTTTGCTTTAATTATTGAAGATGGAATGAAAAAAGGTGAGATTAAAAAAATTGATGCACCTACTGCTGTTGTTATCATTTTACATTCTGTAAGTGGTATTGAAAGCTGGCACCGTTCAACCGCAAAAATCAGTGGCGCTGAACTGGAAGATAATATGATCATGATTATGATCGACGGTTTGAGAAAATAA